In a single window of the Desulfovibrio sp. ZJ209 genome:
- a CDS encoding alpha/beta hydrolase-fold protein: MIRLRLTFPSTTLLRPVEVDIALPGGFTSVRPPFKCLWALHCAMENGSFFLDTLGLGEWAAREGFAVVAPSLGNGYFINSAYEQQADFLQELLLSLPEAVALSRERAENAVLGISMGGFGALRWALQSRAFGSATAISGVFDCHIPPDDRLFTNRQQRALHCALNKTMRKMLLDAAGATKNDADFASLFAQGQGELPKVHLFCGEEDWLSLPQTRAMAELCHRHDCPASLDISPGGHDPEYWRSILPTAVSHLFTAGH, translated from the coding sequence ATGATACGCTTGCGCCTTACCTTTCCATCCACAACGCTGCTTCGTCCCGTGGAAGTCGATATCGCCCTGCCGGGCGGCTTCACCAGCGTCCGGCCACCCTTTAAATGTCTCTGGGCACTCCATTGCGCCATGGAGAACGGCAGTTTTTTTCTGGACACCCTTGGCCTGGGCGAATGGGCGGCCAGGGAGGGTTTTGCTGTGGTTGCCCCGAGCCTCGGCAATGGCTATTTCATCAATTCAGCGTATGAGCAGCAGGCCGACTTCCTGCAGGAGCTCCTGCTCTCCCTGCCGGAGGCAGTGGCGCTTTCACGCGAGCGGGCTGAAAACGCTGTATTGGGCATTTCCATGGGCGGCTTCGGGGCCTTGCGCTGGGCATTGCAAAGCCGCGCCTTCGGCAGTGCAACGGCCATTTCCGGCGTTTTTGACTGCCACATCCCCCCGGATGACCGGCTTTTCACCAATCGCCAGCAGCGCGCACTGCATTGCGCCCTGAACAAGACCATGCGGAAGATGCTTCTTGATGCGGCGGGCGCGACAAAAAATGATGCGGATTTCGCTTCTCTTTTTGCGCAGGGGCAGGGGGAGCTGCCAAAAGTCCACCTGTTCTGCGGCGAGGAAGATTGGCTGAGCCTGCCGCAAACGCGCGCCATGGCGGAGCTCTGCCACCGCCATGACTGTCCGGCAAGCCTGGATATCAGTCCGGGAGGCCATGATCCTGAGTATTGGCGGAGCATTCTCCCGACGGCGGTTTCCCATCTGTTCACTGCCGGCCATTGA
- a CDS encoding amino acid adenylation domain-containing protein, with protein sequence MLAGNPGTRDSRGNGLAWDFKLSTQDTGVLVIGEHCYNTFRKCIQVGVSKVYRTTITKYFDSCVESFPDRIAIYDGDRTVTFKDLQTMALNLAMEIQERLSFATRKVIGVYLPKSIEAIVADLAILYSANAYMNMDIKSPWTRTGRILETIQPDLVICDGRPTETQGLPLLQISCSPDRHAAYTELLKQRDRCIDADLACVINTSGSTGTPKGVALTHRGFLDYVASVSAEGLVDDGEVVASLAPIIFDHFSFEVCLLAIKGCSLLLIPDQLAAFPLRMLELMAARKATFLFWVPTIMVNIANMDLLGAARLPDLKKIWFAGEVFPTAKFNYWRKHFPDALFVNLYGPTEITVDCLYYKVDRVLVDEEPIPVGRPLPNTAVLLLDENDRPIGPGSPDVQGELCVRGSCLAMGYYNNPDKTQEAFTQNPLNSHYPEYIYRTGDIMVWNKKGELVFKGRRDGMIKHSGYRIELGEIEHTAINVLKLFDNCCAVYDPGKKKIILIYEASQALEEKELRRKVSAALPRYMVPAVFVHIPELPRNANGKIDRLKLAQQMIQPA encoded by the coding sequence ATGCTCGCCGGAAATCCCGGCACCCGCGATAGCCGCGGCAACGGTTTGGCTTGGGACTTCAAGCTCTCTACGCAGGACACTGGCGTGCTGGTCATCGGTGAGCATTGTTACAATACTTTCCGGAAGTGCATCCAAGTGGGAGTAAGCAAAGTGTATCGCACAACCATTACAAAGTATTTTGATTCTTGCGTTGAATCATTTCCAGACCGAATCGCCATCTATGACGGAGATCGGACGGTAACTTTTAAAGATCTCCAGACGATGGCGCTTAATCTGGCCATGGAGATACAAGAAAGACTCTCTTTCGCCACGCGCAAGGTCATAGGTGTCTACCTGCCCAAAAGCATTGAGGCCATTGTTGCAGACTTGGCGATCCTTTACAGCGCAAATGCCTATATGAACATGGATATCAAGTCGCCATGGACCCGCACTGGCCGAATACTGGAGACGATTCAGCCGGATTTGGTGATTTGCGATGGCAGGCCAACCGAAACCCAAGGCCTACCGCTCCTGCAGATTTCCTGTTCTCCAGACAGGCATGCTGCCTATACCGAACTTCTCAAGCAGCGTGACCGTTGCATCGATGCAGACCTCGCGTGCGTGATCAATACTTCTGGTTCTACAGGAACACCTAAAGGCGTCGCGCTTACGCACAGGGGTTTTCTCGACTATGTCGCTTCCGTGAGTGCCGAGGGGCTGGTGGACGACGGTGAAGTGGTTGCCAGCCTGGCCCCCATCATTTTTGACCATTTCAGCTTTGAAGTATGCCTGCTTGCCATTAAAGGCTGCTCCCTGCTCCTCATCCCTGACCAGCTTGCCGCTTTTCCGCTGCGAATGCTGGAGCTGATGGCCGCGCGCAAGGCGACATTCCTGTTCTGGGTGCCGACCATCATGGTGAACATCGCCAATATGGACCTGCTGGGTGCCGCCAGGCTGCCTGACTTGAAAAAGATCTGGTTCGCCGGGGAGGTTTTCCCCACGGCAAAGTTCAACTATTGGCGAAAGCATTTTCCTGACGCTCTCTTTGTCAATCTGTACGGGCCCACAGAAATCACTGTGGACTGCCTGTATTACAAGGTGGACAGGGTCCTGGTGGATGAGGAGCCGATCCCGGTCGGGAGGCCCTTGCCCAATACAGCGGTGCTGCTGCTGGATGAAAATGACAGGCCGATCGGCCCGGGCAGCCCCGATGTGCAGGGAGAGCTCTGCGTGCGCGGCTCGTGCCTTGCCATGGGCTATTACAACAATCCTGACAAGACGCAAGAGGCTTTTACCCAAAATCCGCTCAACAGCCATTATCCCGAATACATCTACCGCACCGGCGATATAATGGTCTGGAACAAAAAGGGTGAGCTGGTCTTTAAAGGCCGCAGGGACGGCATGATCAAGCATTCCGGCTACAGGATAGAACTGGGGGAGATCGAGCATACGGCCATAAATGTTCTCAAGCTTTTTGATAACTGTTGCGCGGTATATGACCCGGGCAAGAAGAAAATCATCCTGATTTATGAGGCGTCACAAGCATTGGAAGAAAAGGAATTACGCCGCAAAGTTTCAGCGGCTCTCCCGAGATACATGGTTCCTGCGGTCTTTGTCCATATTCCAGAGCTGCCCAGGAATGCGAATGGGAAAATCGACAGGCTGAAACTGGCGCAACAGATGATACAGCCCGCATAG
- the cysC gene encoding adenylyl-sulfate kinase: MVFWFTGLSGAGKTTLCKALAGFLRERGKAVLFLDGDLARKGLCKDLGFSLEDRLENVRRIAACAALAENSGLITCVACIAPLREHRAVARQMITDYHEIFVSCPLSVCEQRDPKGFYASALQGRRPFYTGISSPYEAPETPDLILDTAHAPEEASCAALFLYVRTVLALPE, translated from the coding sequence ATGGTTTTCTGGTTCACTGGCCTCTCGGGAGCGGGCAAGACAACGCTGTGCAAAGCGCTCGCCGGCTTTTTGCGTGAGCGGGGAAAAGCCGTGCTCTTTCTGGATGGCGACCTTGCGCGCAAGGGCCTCTGCAAGGATTTGGGCTTCAGCCTTGAGGACAGGCTGGAAAATGTACGTCGTATCGCCGCATGCGCCGCCCTCGCTGAAAATTCCGGCCTCATCACCTGCGTTGCCTGCATTGCGCCACTGCGGGAACACCGGGCAGTGGCCCGCCAGATGATTACCGACTATCACGAAATTTTTGTTTCGTGCCCGCTTTCCGTCTGTGAGCAACGCGACCCCAAGGGTTTCTATGCTTCCGCTCTTCAGGGCCGGCGCCCCTTCTATACGGGCATTTCGAGCCCGTATGAGGCGCCTGAAACCCCTGACCTCATCCTGGATACGGCGCATGCGCCCGAAGAGGCTTCTTGCGCCGCCTTGTTTTTGTATGTGCGGACCGTTTTGGCGCTTCCTGAATAA
- a CDS encoding GNAT family N-acetyltransferase → MRLVNAQDLPLLCKWRNHEAIRPFMDDCRMVTPQVMTVWLNKQRASNTSLAYMCCKAEIAVGFTELKKIDWERRSCEGGIFLFGEKYFGSGLAYSIALCREIIMQRLGITMLISRIRKKNLRGINFCKKYGGKYQGEEKDFLIFVHDYAPRMEGLQRLAEKIERAAEFAHIFKT, encoded by the coding sequence ATGCGCCTTGTGAACGCCCAAGACCTGCCATTACTCTGCAAGTGGCGCAATCATGAGGCGATCCGCCCCTTCATGGACGACTGTCGCATGGTGACCCCGCAAGTTATGACCGTCTGGCTCAACAAACAACGAGCCTCCAACACCTCACTGGCGTATATGTGTTGCAAAGCAGAGATAGCCGTCGGATTTACTGAGCTTAAAAAAATTGACTGGGAAAGGCGGTCATGCGAAGGGGGAATTTTTCTTTTTGGTGAAAAATATTTTGGCAGTGGTCTCGCCTACAGTATTGCCCTGTGCAGAGAGATTATCATGCAGCGGCTTGGCATAACAATGCTTATCAGCCGCATTCGTAAAAAAAATTTGCGTGGGATCAATTTTTGCAAAAAATATGGGGGCAAGTATCAGGGCGAAGAGAAGGATTTTTTGATCTTTGTTCACGACTATGCGCCACGGATGGAAGGTTTGCAACGCCTGGCAGAAAAAATTGAGAGAGCCGCAGAATTTGCACATATTTTTAAGACCTGA
- a CDS encoding 3-oxoacyl-[acyl-carrier-protein] synthase III C-terminal domain-containing protein, with protein MAILHFDNVGIAALTCAVPEFTQCVNEDPGLEHAAYVRSFVKKIGIRQRQVSLIEQTTTDLGHAAVERALAIAGWEANSLDALIYLSQMPDFNPGTGNAFVMHKRLGLPAACMAFDITLGCSSFPYGLAVCASLLQQAHINRVAMISGDNVWSCVPYKEVLLEESVFLFGEGTTALLLENRDNSPIDLSLLSDGSGYEYLFNPSAGSRNNWRKGKTLRLSNGQQITVPPPKGNQYMDGPEITAFSTTTVVDAIKEFLERTGRPISSYDGLVLHQANRQIVRTIAKRVGADEAQVPLSLDRYANTSGASVPLTIADAYGGRSAGMLSLLACAYGIGLSWGIASFDIDASVIQPIFRTDRRFDEGYITRD; from the coding sequence ATGGCCATCCTGCATTTTGACAATGTGGGCATCGCCGCGCTTACATGCGCAGTCCCGGAGTTTACACAGTGTGTGAATGAAGACCCGGGCCTCGAGCATGCCGCCTATGTCAGAAGCTTTGTCAAAAAAATCGGCATCCGGCAACGGCAGGTCTCGCTCATCGAACAAACGACCACCGATCTTGGCCATGCCGCAGTGGAAAGGGCTCTTGCTATTGCGGGATGGGAAGCCAACAGCCTGGATGCCCTGATCTATCTTTCACAGATGCCGGATTTCAATCCCGGAACGGGCAATGCCTTCGTGATGCACAAGCGCCTCGGGCTGCCTGCTGCCTGCATGGCGTTTGACATCACGCTGGGTTGCTCCAGCTTCCCCTACGGGCTCGCGGTGTGCGCGTCGCTTTTGCAGCAGGCGCATATCAACAGGGTCGCCATGATTTCCGGGGACAATGTCTGGTCCTGCGTGCCGTACAAAGAGGTGCTACTCGAGGAGAGCGTCTTCCTTTTTGGAGAGGGCACAACAGCGCTGCTGCTGGAAAACCGGGACAATTCCCCCATAGACCTGTCCCTTTTGAGCGACGGCTCAGGCTATGAATATCTGTTCAACCCCTCGGCCGGCTCCAGGAACAACTGGCGCAAGGGCAAAACCCTGCGCCTTTCCAACGGGCAGCAGATCACCGTTCCGCCACCCAAGGGAAACCAGTATATGGATGGCCCTGAGATCACGGCTTTTTCTACCACCACTGTGGTGGATGCCATCAAGGAGTTTCTCGAGCGCACCGGCAGGCCCATCAGCAGCTATGACGGACTTGTCCTGCACCAGGCCAACAGGCAGATCGTCAGGACGATAGCCAAAAGGGTGGGCGCGGATGAAGCGCAGGTGCCCCTTTCGCTGGACCGTTATGCCAATACCAGCGGCGCATCGGTGCCCCTCACCATTGCCGATGCCTACGGCGGCCGGAGCGCGGGGATGCTCTCGCTGCTGGCATGCGCCTATGGCATCGGCCTCTCCTGGGGCATTGCGAGTTTCGACATTGACGCCTCGGTCATCCAGCCTATCTTCAGGACGGACCGCCGTTTTGACGAAGGCTATATCACAAGGGACTGA
- a CDS encoding PEP-utilizing enzyme, producing MSATPFTFSTKADTLAALSRWPELNIPTVFAFTVAEWRADAKAVHARARAALAECMRVAVRSSCRREDSAACSGAGAFLSLLDVPLADAAAFADAVEQVIASYGEAAPEDQVLVQPMIREPAVTGVIMTRALADGAPWYVINYDDESGKTDTVTGGTHVGKTVYVYREAREGDFDSPRLAAFVGLARRLETLCGTDALDIEFCLDAEGILHLLQVRPICAGSQWPDSIPAARIGRVAEFVADRTGPCPGLFGQRSILGVMPDWNPAEMIGILPRPLAASLYRNLITSRVWAKARERMGYRALPPTELMPLIFGRPYIDVRASFNSFLPAGLDAGTCEILVNAWLERLEANPQFHDKIEFEIAQTALDFNFDAALDARYPGLLSARRREEFRAALTRLTVGCLDLSPQGTLAGALDAVAELRGRQAARPFASAAEPGRLEDLPPLLAECRKYGTLPFSILARHAFIAESLLRSAVTAGALAPERVQAFKATVRTISGELSREFQDVCEGRRDAASFMRKYGHLRPGSYDILSPRYLDRPQIFGEGARPQRPEPGAPFALTPAERASLETLLRGAGLGASPEELLEYARRAIAGREHAKFIFSRNLSDALEIIAFFGERAGFDREAASFFEIQPLLDWTVSAQPETPQEHFGRLVAANRELLARASGLKLGYLIRSVRDVYVAPQHRAAPNFVGTGEALAPVARLFAGSPCDVDLTGKIVCIENADPGFDWIFTRNIAGLVTRFGGANSHMAIRCAEYGLPAAIGTGERLFDMAQAAETLYIKPAAAILEAR from the coding sequence ATGAGCGCGACCCCTTTCACCTTTTCCACCAAGGCCGACACCCTCGCGGCGCTCTCCCGCTGGCCGGAACTCAACATCCCCACGGTGTTCGCCTTCACCGTGGCGGAGTGGCGCGCCGATGCGAAGGCGGTGCATGCGCGCGCGCGGGCAGCCCTTGCGGAGTGCATGCGCGTGGCCGTGCGCTCCTCGTGCCGTCGGGAGGATTCGGCGGCCTGTTCCGGCGCCGGGGCCTTCCTTTCCCTCCTTGATGTGCCCCTCGCCGACGCCGCGGCCTTTGCCGATGCGGTCGAACAGGTCATTGCCTCCTATGGCGAGGCAGCCCCGGAAGACCAGGTGCTCGTGCAGCCCATGATCCGCGAGCCGGCCGTCACCGGGGTCATCATGACCCGCGCCCTCGCCGACGGCGCGCCCTGGTATGTCATCAACTATGACGATGAATCCGGCAAGACCGACACCGTCACCGGCGGCACCCATGTGGGCAAGACGGTCTATGTCTACCGCGAGGCACGGGAGGGGGATTTCGACTCCCCGCGACTCGCCGCCTTCGTGGGGCTGGCGCGCCGGCTCGAAACCCTGTGCGGCACGGACGCACTGGATATCGAGTTTTGCCTCGATGCGGAGGGGATTCTCCATCTCCTCCAGGTGCGCCCCATCTGCGCCGGGAGCCAGTGGCCCGATTCCATCCCCGCCGCGCGCATCGGGCGCGTGGCCGAATTCGTGGCCGACCGCACCGGCCCGTGCCCCGGGCTATTCGGGCAGCGCTCCATCCTTGGCGTGATGCCGGACTGGAACCCGGCGGAAATGATTGGCATCCTCCCCCGTCCGCTGGCCGCCTCCCTCTACCGCAACCTCATCACGAGCCGCGTCTGGGCCAAGGCGCGGGAGCGCATGGGCTACCGCGCACTGCCGCCCACCGAGCTCATGCCGCTCATCTTCGGGCGCCCCTACATCGACGTGCGGGCGAGCTTCAATTCCTTCCTGCCGGCGGGGCTCGACGCCGGCACGTGCGAAATTCTCGTCAACGCCTGGCTGGAGCGGCTGGAGGCCAACCCGCAGTTTCATGACAAGATCGAGTTCGAGATCGCCCAGACCGCTCTCGACTTCAACTTCGACGCCGCGCTGGACGCGCGCTATCCCGGGCTGCTCTCGGCGCGCCGCCGGGAGGAGTTTCGCGCCGCCCTCACCCGCCTGACGGTGGGCTGCCTCGATCTTTCCCCGCAAGGCACCCTGGCCGGCGCGCTGGACGCCGTGGCCGAACTGCGCGGCCGCCAGGCGGCGCGGCCCTTCGCCAGCGCCGCGGAGCCCGGGCGCCTCGAAGACCTGCCGCCCCTGCTGGCTGAGTGCCGCAAGTACGGCACCCTCCCCTTCTCCATCCTGGCGCGGCATGCCTTCATCGCCGAGAGCCTGTTGCGCTCGGCCGTGACGGCCGGCGCGCTTGCGCCTGAGCGCGTGCAGGCCTTCAAGGCCACGGTGCGCACCATCTCCGGCGAGCTCTCGCGCGAATTTCAGGATGTCTGCGAAGGCCGGCGCGACGCCGCGTCCTTCATGCGCAAATACGGGCACCTGCGGCCCGGCAGCTATGACATCCTTTCGCCCCGCTACCTCGACCGGCCGCAGATCTTCGGGGAGGGCGCCCGCCCACAACGCCCGGAACCGGGCGCGCCCTTTGCGCTCACCCCGGCCGAACGCGCGAGCCTCGAGACCCTGCTTCGCGGGGCCGGCCTCGGCGCCAGCCCCGAAGAACTGCTGGAATATGCGCGCCGGGCCATCGCCGGCCGCGAGCACGCCAAGTTCATCTTCAGCCGCAATCTTTCGGACGCGCTGGAGATCATCGCCTTTTTCGGCGAGCGCGCCGGTTTTGACCGCGAAGCGGCCTCCTTTTTCGAGATCCAGCCCCTGCTGGACTGGACGGTCAGCGCGCAGCCCGAGACGCCCCAGGAGCATTTTGGCCGCCTCGTCGCGGCCAACCGGGAACTCCTGGCCCGCGCCTCCGGGCTCAAGCTTGGCTACCTCATCCGCTCGGTGCGTGATGTGTATGTGGCGCCGCAGCACCGCGCCGCGCCCAACTTCGTGGGCACGGGCGAAGCGCTCGCCCCGGTGGCACGCCTTTTTGCCGGCAGCCCCTGCGATGTGGACCTCACGGGCAAGATCGTCTGCATCGAAAATGCCGACCCGGGCTTTGACTGGATCTTCACCCGCAATATCGCGGGCCTCGTGACGCGCTTCGGCGGCGCCAATTCGCATATGGCCATCCGCTGCGCGGAATACGGCCTGCCGGCGGCCATCGGCACGGGCGAAAGGCTGTTCGACATGGCGCAGGCGGCGGAGACGCTCTATATCAAGCCGGCGGCGGCCATTCTGGAGGCGCGCTGA
- a CDS encoding SDR family oxidoreductase, giving the protein MPTSSHCNGELAGKTFLVAGATSGIGKSVAQLLADAGAHVVLMARTEQALQDVKATLAPATHEAVPFDATQLETVGPLVEELKQRLGVIDGLVWCVGLGRTGRLRDLEIADMFQAMNGSCFAFLEMVKALMKGKPKQQPLRIVAISSLASTEFQKYLTLYAASKAALEASVRCLAAELGPRNVRVNAVRPAFVDTPRLAGLNEITGSVEESLKSSGYQPLGLVTPEEVAKVVLFLLGDAAQHINGVSWAVNGGAAC; this is encoded by the coding sequence ATGCCCACCTCCTCCCATTGCAATGGCGAACTGGCCGGCAAGACCTTCCTCGTGGCGGGCGCCACATCGGGCATAGGCAAGAGCGTCGCGCAGCTGCTGGCAGACGCCGGCGCCCATGTCGTCCTCATGGCCCGCACGGAGCAGGCTCTTCAGGATGTAAAAGCCACACTGGCCCCGGCCACGCACGAGGCTGTGCCCTTTGACGCGACCCAACTGGAAACCGTGGGGCCCCTTGTTGAAGAGCTGAAACAACGGCTGGGTGTCATTGACGGGCTGGTATGGTGCGTGGGCCTTGGCAGGACGGGGCGCCTGCGCGATCTCGAGATCGCCGACATGTTCCAGGCGATGAACGGCAGTTGCTTCGCATTTCTGGAGATGGTCAAGGCCCTGATGAAGGGCAAGCCCAAGCAGCAGCCCTTGCGCATTGTGGCCATTTCTTCCCTGGCGAGTACGGAATTCCAAAAATACCTGACGCTTTACGCCGCTTCCAAAGCCGCCCTTGAGGCTTCCGTGCGCTGCCTTGCCGCGGAGCTCGGGCCCCGCAATGTCAGGGTCAACGCCGTCAGGCCGGCATTCGTGGATACACCGCGCCTTGCTGGCCTCAACGAGATCACCGGAAGCGTTGAGGAATCCCTGAAAAGCAGCGGGTACCAGCCGCTCGGGCTCGTCACCCCTGAAGAGGTGGCAAAGGTGGTTCTCTTCCTGCTGGGGGATGCCGCGCAGCACATCAACGGGGTCAGCTGGGCTGTCAACGGCGGAGCGGCCTGCTAA
- a CDS encoding phosphocholine cytidylyltransferase family protein: MNDDTAAVILAAGRGSRMLELTAERPKCLVELAGRPLLHWQLDALRGAGIRRILVVRGYAAQCLAGDFATAENPRWAKTNMVASLLCAAPFARGFFAKGGKRLVVSYSDIVYHPDHVRRLLTATEDMAITYDTEWEALWKLRFEDVLSDAETFRQEGGILREIGGRAACLDEIHGQYMGLLSFSRAGWERLEAACAALGAEAVDKLDMTGLLRLLLAQNIAIEAVPVAGRWCEADSGTDLKTYEEALARGAWSHDWRDEVQHA, encoded by the coding sequence ATGAACGACGACACGGCGGCTGTCATCCTCGCCGCGGGCCGCGGCTCGCGGATGCTGGAGCTCACGGCCGAGCGGCCCAAGTGCCTTGTGGAGCTCGCCGGCCGCCCCCTCCTCCACTGGCAGCTCGATGCCCTGCGCGGCGCCGGCATCCGGCGCATCCTCGTGGTGCGCGGCTATGCCGCCCAGTGCCTTGCGGGCGACTTCGCCACGGCGGAGAATCCGCGCTGGGCCAAGACCAACATGGTCGCCTCCCTGCTGTGCGCGGCACCCTTCGCGCGCGGATTCTTTGCCAAGGGCGGCAAGCGGCTCGTCGTCTCCTATTCCGACATCGTCTACCACCCCGACCATGTGCGGCGGCTGCTCACCGCAACGGAAGACATGGCCATCACCTACGATACGGAATGGGAGGCCCTCTGGAAGCTGCGCTTTGAAGACGTGCTCTCGGATGCCGAGACCTTCCGGCAGGAGGGGGGCATCTTGCGCGAGATCGGCGGCAGGGCGGCCTGCCTCGACGAGATCCACGGCCAGTACATGGGCCTGCTCTCCTTCTCGCGCGCCGGCTGGGAGCGCCTGGAGGCAGCCTGCGCCGCCCTTGGCGCCGAAGCGGTGGACAAGCTGGACATGACGGGCCTGCTGCGCCTTCTGCTCGCGCAAAATATCGCCATCGAGGCCGTGCCCGTGGCGGGCCGCTGGTGCGAGGCCGACAGCGGCACCGACCTCAAGACCTATGAAGAGGCGCTCGCACGGGGCGCCTGGTCGCATGACTGGCGGGACGAAGTTCAACACGCCTGA
- a CDS encoding gamma-glutamyl-gamma-aminobutyrate hydrolase family protein (Members of this family of hydrolases with an active site Cys residue belong to MEROPS family C26.) yields the protein MLGITMRVMRHTYSGGAVEERDALARDWPRFLRQVFPQEPVFYLPNVGSEITGFAAGAGLTGLLFSGGEDWGLVPERDATEAALFAWSQEAGLPVFGVCRGAQVINLLMGGRLTSCDGHVAVRHAVELSRPVAGSPRHEVNSFHARAISPEGLAPGLEALALAPDGTVEAFTSADGRVAAVMWHPEREAQPAPLDTALLRACLGQGSGKTAGEREP from the coding sequence ATGCTCGGCATCACCATGCGCGTCATGCGCCACACCTATTCCGGGGGCGCCGTGGAGGAACGCGACGCCCTTGCGCGGGACTGGCCCCGCTTTCTCCGCCAGGTGTTTCCGCAGGAGCCGGTCTTCTATCTGCCCAATGTGGGCTCGGAAATCACGGGCTTTGCCGCGGGCGCCGGCCTCACCGGGCTCCTCTTTTCGGGCGGGGAGGACTGGGGCCTCGTGCCGGAGCGCGACGCCACGGAGGCCGCGCTCTTCGCCTGGTCGCAAGAGGCCGGGCTGCCGGTTTTCGGCGTGTGCCGGGGCGCGCAGGTCATCAACCTGCTCATGGGCGGCCGCCTCACATCGTGCGACGGGCATGTGGCGGTGCGCCATGCGGTGGAGCTCTCGCGCCCCGTGGCCGGGAGCCCGCGCCATGAGGTCAATTCCTTCCATGCCCGGGCCATCTCCCCGGAGGGGCTGGCCCCGGGCCTCGAGGCTCTCGCGCTGGCCCCGGACGGCACGGTGGAGGCCTTCACCAGCGCGGACGGCCGCGTCGCTGCCGTCATGTGGCACCCCGAACGCGAAGCGCAGCCCGCGCCCCTGGACACGGCGCTTCTACGCGCATGCCTGGGCCAAGGCTCCGGCAAGACAGCGGGAGAACGAGAACCATGA
- a CDS encoding acyl carrier protein, translating to MDTKEKLALLEDIMELDEGTLTPETRLDDLDEWDSLSALSFVVMLGDEFNRKISGQEVRAFERIQDMLAVMAPEA from the coding sequence ATGGACACCAAGGAAAAGCTGGCCCTGCTCGAAGACATCATGGAGCTTGACGAAGGCACCCTCACCCCTGAAACCAGGCTTGACGATCTGGACGAATGGGATTCGCTCTCGGCGCTGTCCTTCGTGGTCATGCTGGGCGACGAATTCAACCGCAAGATCAGTGGGCAGGAAGTCCGGGCTTTTGAACGCATCCAGGACATGCTCGCCGTCATGGCACCAGAGGCATAG
- a CDS encoding sugar O-acyltransferase: MKDLYIVGAGGCGRETLVLLQDINRIQGPQWSIRGFLDDTEDPLHGKACDVGVAGSIQDYSPRPNDVLVMAVANPADKKMLAQMLKGRGAHFVSAIHPYANMGQHCTIGEGILVQAGFGMTVNVNVGSFVTLLSACVGHDVSIGDYTTISSHCNISGNVAIGDEVFMGGNVAVAPRTSIGSQSYLCMGSVVLKDVSPGVKVLGNPAREIGMAAAH; encoded by the coding sequence ATGAAGGACCTGTACATCGTAGGAGCCGGAGGCTGCGGCCGTGAAACCCTCGTCCTGCTCCAGGATATAAACCGTATCCAGGGGCCGCAATGGAGTATCCGCGGTTTTCTGGACGATACGGAAGATCCCTTGCATGGCAAGGCATGTGACGTGGGGGTGGCCGGCTCCATACAGGACTATTCCCCGCGCCCCAATGATGTGCTCGTCATGGCTGTGGCCAACCCGGCAGACAAAAAAATGCTGGCGCAAATGCTCAAGGGGCGGGGTGCGCACTTTGTGTCCGCCATCCATCCGTATGCCAACATGGGCCAGCACTGCACCATCGGCGAAGGGATTCTGGTCCAGGCCGGCTTTGGCATGACAGTCAATGTGAACGTCGGTTCCTTTGTGACGCTTTTGAGCGCCTGTGTGGGACACGATGTTTCCATCGGCGACTATACGACCATCTCCTCCCACTGTAATATATCAGGCAATGTCGCCATCGGCGATGAAGTCTTCATGGGCGGCAATGTGGCCGTGGCGCCGCGCACGAGCATAGGCAGCCAATCGTATCTCTGCATGGGCAGTGTGGTGCTGAAGGATGTCTCCCCGGGTGTGAAGGTCTTGGGGAATCCGGCTCGGGAAATCGGCATGGCAGCAGCACACTGA